The Zootoca vivipara chromosome 16, rZooViv1.1, whole genome shotgun sequence genome has a segment encoding these proteins:
- the KDM5C gene encoding lysine-specific demethylase 5C isoform X3, which yields MESREELGEHTEAGDQGQGDWAPREEKGERGVRGSRAERGPSGESWEHGDCGERGPRSEKAERGAKGERGAPRGDKAEQGDGGPRGDRALRPPRGADQADRGLWGAEQGEWVERGPAWAGEAEPPLPPEDFLPPPECPVFEPSWAEFSDPLGYIAKIRPIAEKSGICKIRPPADWQPPFAVEVDNFRFTPRIQRLNELEAQTRVKLNYLDQIAKFWEIQGSALKIPNVERRILDLYSLSKIVMEEGGYEAICKDRRWARVAQRLSYPSGKNIGSLLRSHYERIIYPYEMYQSGANLVCNTHPFDNEEKDKEYKPHSIPLRQSVQPSKFNSYGRRAKRLQQEESESCLEPPSAPALLPERAPQAWPEPTEEDIEKNPELKKLQIYGAGPKMLGLGLVAKDKNMRKKDKEMPECPPTVIVKEEAPVPETKLEPTSPRRYANMKEELRHSPEPCTKMTMRLRRNHNTQFIESFVCRICARGDEDDKLLLCDGCDDNYHIFCLLPPLPEIPKGVWRCPKCVMAECKRPPEAFGFEQATREYTLQSFGEMADSFKADYFNMPVHMVPTELVEKEFWRLVNSIEEDVTVEYGADIHSKEFGSGFPINDGKRQLSPEEVEYAASGWNLNVMPVLKQSVLCHINADISGMKVPWLYVGMVFSAFCWHIEDHWSYSINYLHWGEPKTWYGVPSFAAEHLEDVMKKLTPELFESQPDLLHQLVTLMNPNTLMAHGVPVVRTNQCAGEFVITFPRAYHSGFNQGYNFAEAVNFCTADWLPAGRQCIEHYRRLRRYCVFSHEELICKMAACPEKLDLNLAAAVHKEMFILVQEERKLRKALLDKGITEAEREAFELLPDDERQCDKCKTTCFLSALACYDCPDCLVCLYHINDLCKCPSSKQYLRYRYTLDELPAMLHKLKVRAECFDMWANKVRIALEVEDGRKRTLEELRALESEARERKFPENELLHRLKSCLSEAEKCVSEALGLISSQETGEPSVHMTVEELRVFLEQMSNLPCVMHQIKEVQGVLEKVEAFQAEVQEALQDLPGNSPELHRLLAQGTCLGVEVPEMELLERQVQQAVWLEEVKQTLRSPQDKVTLSVMRALITSGCGVAPSLAVDKAMAELQELLTIAQRWEEKAQMCLEARQKHPPATLEAIIKEAENIPVHLPNILSLKEALSKAQAWIADVEEIQNGDHYPCLDDLEGLVAVGRDLPVRLEELRHLEVQVATAHSWREKASKTFLKKNSCYTLLEVLCPCADADSDSVKRTKWQREKEPGLYKSDTESLGLSAQDLRDPGSVQILAFKEGEQKEKAGILRLRQSNAQKPVPSTHSPPGGQYCVCSQPPSPAMLQCELCQDWFHTTCVAWPRLGNPRPSPAWWEWEAKFLCPLCQRSRRPRLETILALLVALQKLPVRLPEGEALQCLTERAITWQDRARQLLASSDVAATLERLAGLRQRLVGDSAKEAGALKESSCNEQTKVSLENGDSTAPEKNGSCASDLETLCSYLPRLQGPVLEVTDAIRLPLEELLMEGDLLEVTLDESQSIWRLLQAASAPQLDKFHQLLDLEQAERRGTRGRSRDSERRRKRKTERGDYPPLPKEELEPKKIRGADSALPQGGAPPAAGTDCSHNGVGKL from the exons ATGGAGTCCCGGGAGGAGTTGGGGGAGCATACCGAAGCGGGAGACCAAGGCCAGGGAGACTGGGCGCCTCGCGAGGAAAAAGGGGAGCGAGGGGTGCGGGGTTCGAGGGCGGAGAGAGGCCCTTCAGGCGAGAGTTGGGAGCACGGGGATTGTGGGGAGCGTGGTCCCAGGTCAGAGAAGGCCGAGCGGGGTGCCAAGGGGGAGCGAGGGGCTCCCAGGGGCGACAAGGCTGAGCAAGGAGATGGGGGTCCCCGGGGAGATCGAGCTCTTCGGCCTCCCAGAGGGGCGGACCAGGCGGACCGGGGGctgtggggggcagagcaaggcGAGTGGGTGGAGCGTGGCCCGGCCTGGGCAGGGGAAGCCGAACCCCCGTTGCCCCCTGAGGATTTCTTGCCGCCGCCCGAGTGTCCCGTCTTTGAGCCCAGTTGGGCAGAATTCAGCGACCCACTAGGTTACATTGCGAAAATCCGGCCCATCGCAGAGAAGAGCGGCATCTGCAAGATCCGCCCTCCTGCC GACTGGCAGCCTCCCTTTGCTGTGGAAGTGGATAACTTCCGGTTTACCCCACGAATACAGAGGCTCAATGAACTAGAG GCACAGACCAGAGTGAAGCTGAACTATTTAGACCAGATTGCAAAGTTTTGGGAAATCCAAGGTTCTGCACTGAAAATCCCCAATGTAGAAAGGCGAATCCTTGATTTGTACAGCCTCAGCAAA ATTGTGATGGAGGAAGGTGGATATGAAGCTATCTGCAAAGATCGCCGGTGGGCACGAGTGGCTCAACGCCTTTCCTATCCATCGGGGAAGAACATTGGATCCCTTCTTCGCTCCCACTATGAACGCATAATCTACCCTTATGAAATGTACCAGTCCGGTGCCAACTTGGTG TGCAATACCCATCCATTTGACAACGAAGAGAAAGACAAGGAGTATAAGCCACACAGCATCCCATTGCGCCAATCAGTTCAGCCATCCAAGTTCAACAGCTATGGGCGTCGGGCCAAGCGTCTGCAGCAGGAG GAATCCGAATCGTGCCTTGAGCCTCCCAGCGCCCCAGCTCTGTTACCTGAGCGAGCGCCTCAAGCATGG CCAGAGCCAACAGAGGAAGACATTGAGAAGAATCCAGAACTGAAGAAACTGCAGATTTATGGTGCTGGGCCTAAAATGCTTGGTTTGGGGCTTGTGGCCAAGGACAAGAATATGCGCAAGAAAG ACAAGGAGATGCCTGAGTGCCCTCCAACAGTGATAGTGAAAGAGGAGGCCCCTGTTCCAGAGACTAAGCTGGAGCCCACATCGCCCCGACGCTATGCAAACATGAAGGAGGAGCTGAGGCACAGCCCAGAACCTTGCACCAAGATGACAATGCGCCTACGTCGCAACCACAACACTCAGTTT ATTGAGTCTTTTGTTTGTCGTATCTGTGCACGGGGAGATGAGGATGACAAGCTCTTGTTATGTGATGGCTGTGATGACAACTACCACATCTTCTGCCTATTGCCCCCCTTACCTGAAATTCCAAAAGGCGTCTGGAGGTGTCCTAAATGTGTCATGGCG GAATGCAAGCGCCCCCCAGAGGCTTTTGGGTTTGAGCAGGCCACTCGAGAGTACACACTACAGAGCTTTGGCGAGATGGCAGATTCTTTCAAGGCGGACTATTTCAATATGCCTGTACAT ATGGTGCCAACAGAGCTGGTGGAAAAGGAGTTCTGGCGCTTAGTTAACAGCATTGAAGAAGATGTAACAGTGGAGTATGGGGCTGATATCCATTCTAAGGAATTCGGAAGTGGCTTCCCCATCAATGATGGCAAAAGGCAGCTCTCTCCAGAGGAAGTG GAGTATGCAGCTAGCGGCTGGAACCTCAATGTCATGCCGGTGCTGAAGCAATCAGTGCTATGCCACATAAATGCTGATATTTCGGGCATGAAGGTTCCATGGCTCTACGTGGGCATGGTGTTCTCTGCTTTCTGCTGGCACATCGAGGATCATTGGAGTTACTCAATTAACTACCTCCACTG GGGTGAGCCCAAAACCTGGTATGGGGTCCCATCATTTGCTGCTGAACATCTGGAAGATGTAATGAAGAAGCTGACCCCAGAACTGTTTGAGAGTCAACCAGACTTGTTGCACCAGTTGGTAACGCTCATGAACCCCAACACACTCATGGCTCATGGGGTCCCA GTTGTCCGAACCAACCAGTGTGCTGGAGAGTTTGTCATTACCTTCCCTAGAGCCTATCACAGTGGTTTCAACCAGGGCTATAACTTTGCTGAAGCAGTAAACTTCTGTACTGCTGACTGG ttgCCAGCTGGTCGTCAGTGCATTGAGCACTACCGCCGCCTCCGTCGATATTGTGTGTTCTCACATGAGGAGCTTATCTGTAAGATGGCTGCTTGCCCTGAGAAGCTGGACCTGAACTTGGCAGCTGCTGTGCACAAAGAGATGTTTATTCTGGTGCAAGAGGAGCGCAAATTGCGCAAGGCTCTTCTTGACAAG GGTATCACGGAGGCAGAGCGGGAGGCCTTTGAGCTGCTCCCAGATGATGAGCGCCAATGTGACAAGTGCAAGACAACCTGCTTCTTGTCAGCACTAGCTTGCTATGATTGTCCAGATTGTCTTGTCTGCCTCTACCACATCAATGACCTCTGCAAGTGCCCCAGCAGCAAACAGTACCTCAG GTATCGGTACACTCTGGATGAGCTCCCAGCCATGTTACACAAGCTGAAGGTTCGAGCAGAGTGCTTTGACATGTGGGCCAACAAGGTTCGAATTGCTTTGGAAGTTGAAGATGGACGCAAAAGAA CCTTGGAGGAATTGCGTGCCCTAGAGTCTGAGGCGCGTGAGAGGAAGTTTCCTGAAAATGAGCTCCTTCATCGACTCAAAAGCTGCTTGAGTGAAGCAGAGAAGTGTGTCTCGGAGGCCCTGGGTCTGATAAGCAGCCAAGAAACTGG AGAACCATCAGTCCATATGACAGTGGAAGAATTACGTGTTTTCCTAGAGCAAATGAGCAACTTGCCTTGTGTCATGCATCAAATCAAAGAAGTCCAG GGTGTGTTGGAGAAGGTGGAAGCTTTCCAAGCTGAGGTTCAGGAAGCTCTACAGGATCTCCCAGGCAACTCCCCAGAGCTGCACAGACTGCTGGCTCAGGGAACATGCCTAGGGGTGGAGGTGCCAGAGATGGAACTACTGGAGAGACAGGTGCAACAGGCTGTCTGGCTGGAGGAGGTCAAGCAGACTCTGCGTTCACCCCAAGATAAAGTCACTCTATCTGTTATGAGAGCACTCATCACCTCTGGTTGTGGGGTTGCACCTAGCCTTGCTGTGGACAAAGCCATGGCTGAACTACAGGAGTTACTCACTATTGCCCAGCGTTGGGAGGAAAAAGCCCAGATGTGCCTGGAGGCCAG GCAGAAGCACCCACCAGCTACACTAGAGGCCATCATCAAAGAGGCAGAGAACATCCCAGTGCACCTGCCCAATATCCTGTCACTCAAGGAGGCTCTTTCTAAGGCACAGGCTTGGATTGCTGATGTTGAGGAGATCCAG AATGGGGATCATTATCCTTGCCTGGATGACCTGGAGGGGCTTGTAGCTGTGGGTAGGGATTTGCCGGTGCGTCTGGAGGAATTGCGTCACTTAGAAGTGCAAGTGGCTACTGCGCATTCCTGGCGGGAAAAGGCCTCCAAAACCTTCCTAAAAAAGAATTCCTGTTACACGTTACTTGAG GTGCTGTGCCCATGTGCTGATGCCGACTCGGACAGTGTCAAACGTACCAAGTGGCAGCGGGAGAAGGAACCAGGCCTTTACAAATCTGATACAGAAAGCCTGGGCCTCTCAGCACAAGACCTCAGGGACCCTGGCTCCGTT CAGATCTTGGCTTTCAAAGAAGGCGAGCAGAAGGAGAAAGCGGGGATCCTACGCCTACGTCAGTCAAATGCCCAGAAGCCTGTGCCATCAACGCACAGTCCTCCTGGGGGCCAGTACTGTGTATGTTCCCAGCCTCCAAGCCCTGCTATGCTGCAGTGTGAACTGTGTCAGGACTGGTTCCACACCACCTGTGTGGCTTGGCCCCGCCTTGGCAACCCCCGCCCCTCTCCTGCATGGTGGGAATGGGAAGCAAAATTCCTCTGCCCACTGTGCCAGCGCTCTCGCCGGCCCCGCCTGGAGACGATCCTAGCTCTGCTTGTAGCTCTACAGAAGCTTCCTGTGCGACTGCCTGAGGGTGAAGCTCTTCAGTGCTTGACAGAGCGTGCCATTACATGGCAGGACCGTGCCCGCCAGCTCCTAGCCTCCTCAGATGTAGCAGCTACCTTGGAGCGTTTGGCGGGGCTGCGGCAGCGACTGGTTGGCGATTCGGCCAAGGAAGCAGGTGCTCTCAAAGAGAGCAGCTGTAATGAACAGACCAAG GTTTCCTTGGAGAACGGAGACTCCACAGCTCCCGAAAAGAATGGCTCCTGTGCCTCAG ACCTGGAGACACTCTGCTCTTACCTGCCACGGCTGCAGGGCCCTGTACTGGAGGTGACAGATGCCATTCGTCTACCCCTGGAGGAGCTGCTAATGGAGGGAGATCTTCTGGAGGTGACGCTAGATGAGAGCCAGAGCATTTGGCGCCTGCTGCAGGCTGCTTCTGCTCCCCAGCTCGACAAATTCCACCAACTGCTAGAT TTGGAGCAAGCAGAGCGGCGTGGCACCCGTGGGAGAAGCCGAGACTCTGAGCGAAGGCGGAAGCGGAAGACAGAGCGCGGCGACTACCCACCCTTGCCCAAGGAGGAATTAGAGCCAAAGAAGATCCGGGGGGCAGACTCAGCGCTGCCTCAGGGTGGGGCTCCCCCTGCAGCAGGCACAGATTGCAGCCACAATGGAGTTGGG AAGTTGTGA
- the KDM5C gene encoding lysine-specific demethylase 5C isoform X8: MESREELGEHTEAGDQGQGDWAPREEKGERGVRGSRAERGPSGESWEHGDCGERGPRSEKAERGAKGERGAPRGDKAEQGDGGPRGDRALRPPRGADQADRGLWGAEQGEWVERGPAWAGEAEPPLPPEDFLPPPECPVFEPSWAEFSDPLGYIAKIRPIAEKSGICKIRPPADWQPPFAVEVDNFRFTPRIQRLNELEAQTRVKLNYLDQIAKFWEIQGSALKIPNVERRILDLYSLSKIVMEEGGYEAICKDRRWARVAQRLSYPSGKNIGSLLRSHYERIIYPYEMYQSGANLVCNTHPFDNEEKDKEYKPHSIPLRQSVQPSKFNSYGRRAKRLQQEPEPTEEDIEKNPELKKLQIYGAGPKMLGLGLVAKDKNMRKKDKEMPECPPTVIVKEEAPVPETKLEPTSPRRYANMKEELRHSPEPCTKMTMRLRRNHNTQFIESFVCRICARGDEDDKLLLCDGCDDNYHIFCLLPPLPEIPKGVWRCPKCVMAECKRPPEAFGFEQATREYTLQSFGEMADSFKADYFNMPVHMVPTELVEKEFWRLVNSIEEDVTVEYGADIHSKEFGSGFPINDGKRQLSPEEVEYAASGWNLNVMPVLKQSVLCHINADISGMKVPWLYVGMVFSAFCWHIEDHWSYSINYLHWGEPKTWYGVPSFAAEHLEDVMKKLTPELFESQPDLLHQLVTLMNPNTLMAHGVPVVRTNQCAGEFVITFPRAYHSGFNQGYNFAEAVNFCTADWLPAGRQCIEHYRRLRRYCVFSHEELICKMAACPEKLDLNLAAAVHKEMFILVQEERKLRKALLDKGITEAEREAFELLPDDERQCDKCKTTCFLSALACYDCPDCLVCLYHINDLCKCPSSKQYLRYRYTLDELPAMLHKLKVRAECFDMWANKVRIALEVEDGRKRTLEELRALESEARERKFPENELLHRLKSCLSEAEKCVSEALGLISSQETGEPSVHMTVEELRVFLEQMSNLPCVMHQIKEVQGVLEKVEAFQAEVQEALQDLPGNSPELHRLLAQGTCLGVEVPEMELLERQVQQAVWLEEVKQTLRSPQDKVTLSVMRALITSGCGVAPSLAVDKAMAELQELLTIAQRWEEKAQMCLEARQKHPPATLEAIIKEAENIPVHLPNILSLKEALSKAQAWIADVEEIQNGDHYPCLDDLEGLVAVGRDLPVRLEELRHLEVQVATAHSWREKASKTFLKKNSCYTLLEVLCPCADADSDSVKRTKWQREKEPGLYKSDTESLGLSAQDLRDPGSVILAFKEGEQKEKAGILRLRQSNAQKPVPSTHSPPGGQYCVCSQPPSPAMLQCELCQDWFHTTCVAWPRLGNPRPSPAWWEWEAKFLCPLCQRSRRPRLETILALLVALQKLPVRLPEGEALQCLTERAITWQDRARQLLASSDVAATLERLAGLRQRLVGDSAKEAGALKESSCNEQTKVSLENGDSTAPEKNGSCASDLETLCSYLPRLQGPVLEVTDAIRLPLEELLMEGDLLEVTLDESQSIWRLLQAASAPQLDKFHQLLDLEQAERRGTRGRSRDSERRRKRKTERGDYPPLPKEELEPKKIRGADSALPQGGAPPAAGTDCSHNGVGKL, encoded by the exons ATGGAGTCCCGGGAGGAGTTGGGGGAGCATACCGAAGCGGGAGACCAAGGCCAGGGAGACTGGGCGCCTCGCGAGGAAAAAGGGGAGCGAGGGGTGCGGGGTTCGAGGGCGGAGAGAGGCCCTTCAGGCGAGAGTTGGGAGCACGGGGATTGTGGGGAGCGTGGTCCCAGGTCAGAGAAGGCCGAGCGGGGTGCCAAGGGGGAGCGAGGGGCTCCCAGGGGCGACAAGGCTGAGCAAGGAGATGGGGGTCCCCGGGGAGATCGAGCTCTTCGGCCTCCCAGAGGGGCGGACCAGGCGGACCGGGGGctgtggggggcagagcaaggcGAGTGGGTGGAGCGTGGCCCGGCCTGGGCAGGGGAAGCCGAACCCCCGTTGCCCCCTGAGGATTTCTTGCCGCCGCCCGAGTGTCCCGTCTTTGAGCCCAGTTGGGCAGAATTCAGCGACCCACTAGGTTACATTGCGAAAATCCGGCCCATCGCAGAGAAGAGCGGCATCTGCAAGATCCGCCCTCCTGCC GACTGGCAGCCTCCCTTTGCTGTGGAAGTGGATAACTTCCGGTTTACCCCACGAATACAGAGGCTCAATGAACTAGAG GCACAGACCAGAGTGAAGCTGAACTATTTAGACCAGATTGCAAAGTTTTGGGAAATCCAAGGTTCTGCACTGAAAATCCCCAATGTAGAAAGGCGAATCCTTGATTTGTACAGCCTCAGCAAA ATTGTGATGGAGGAAGGTGGATATGAAGCTATCTGCAAAGATCGCCGGTGGGCACGAGTGGCTCAACGCCTTTCCTATCCATCGGGGAAGAACATTGGATCCCTTCTTCGCTCCCACTATGAACGCATAATCTACCCTTATGAAATGTACCAGTCCGGTGCCAACTTGGTG TGCAATACCCATCCATTTGACAACGAAGAGAAAGACAAGGAGTATAAGCCACACAGCATCCCATTGCGCCAATCAGTTCAGCCATCCAAGTTCAACAGCTATGGGCGTCGGGCCAAGCGTCTGCAGCAGGAG CCAGAGCCAACAGAGGAAGACATTGAGAAGAATCCAGAACTGAAGAAACTGCAGATTTATGGTGCTGGGCCTAAAATGCTTGGTTTGGGGCTTGTGGCCAAGGACAAGAATATGCGCAAGAAAG ACAAGGAGATGCCTGAGTGCCCTCCAACAGTGATAGTGAAAGAGGAGGCCCCTGTTCCAGAGACTAAGCTGGAGCCCACATCGCCCCGACGCTATGCAAACATGAAGGAGGAGCTGAGGCACAGCCCAGAACCTTGCACCAAGATGACAATGCGCCTACGTCGCAACCACAACACTCAGTTT ATTGAGTCTTTTGTTTGTCGTATCTGTGCACGGGGAGATGAGGATGACAAGCTCTTGTTATGTGATGGCTGTGATGACAACTACCACATCTTCTGCCTATTGCCCCCCTTACCTGAAATTCCAAAAGGCGTCTGGAGGTGTCCTAAATGTGTCATGGCG GAATGCAAGCGCCCCCCAGAGGCTTTTGGGTTTGAGCAGGCCACTCGAGAGTACACACTACAGAGCTTTGGCGAGATGGCAGATTCTTTCAAGGCGGACTATTTCAATATGCCTGTACAT ATGGTGCCAACAGAGCTGGTGGAAAAGGAGTTCTGGCGCTTAGTTAACAGCATTGAAGAAGATGTAACAGTGGAGTATGGGGCTGATATCCATTCTAAGGAATTCGGAAGTGGCTTCCCCATCAATGATGGCAAAAGGCAGCTCTCTCCAGAGGAAGTG GAGTATGCAGCTAGCGGCTGGAACCTCAATGTCATGCCGGTGCTGAAGCAATCAGTGCTATGCCACATAAATGCTGATATTTCGGGCATGAAGGTTCCATGGCTCTACGTGGGCATGGTGTTCTCTGCTTTCTGCTGGCACATCGAGGATCATTGGAGTTACTCAATTAACTACCTCCACTG GGGTGAGCCCAAAACCTGGTATGGGGTCCCATCATTTGCTGCTGAACATCTGGAAGATGTAATGAAGAAGCTGACCCCAGAACTGTTTGAGAGTCAACCAGACTTGTTGCACCAGTTGGTAACGCTCATGAACCCCAACACACTCATGGCTCATGGGGTCCCA GTTGTCCGAACCAACCAGTGTGCTGGAGAGTTTGTCATTACCTTCCCTAGAGCCTATCACAGTGGTTTCAACCAGGGCTATAACTTTGCTGAAGCAGTAAACTTCTGTACTGCTGACTGG ttgCCAGCTGGTCGTCAGTGCATTGAGCACTACCGCCGCCTCCGTCGATATTGTGTGTTCTCACATGAGGAGCTTATCTGTAAGATGGCTGCTTGCCCTGAGAAGCTGGACCTGAACTTGGCAGCTGCTGTGCACAAAGAGATGTTTATTCTGGTGCAAGAGGAGCGCAAATTGCGCAAGGCTCTTCTTGACAAG GGTATCACGGAGGCAGAGCGGGAGGCCTTTGAGCTGCTCCCAGATGATGAGCGCCAATGTGACAAGTGCAAGACAACCTGCTTCTTGTCAGCACTAGCTTGCTATGATTGTCCAGATTGTCTTGTCTGCCTCTACCACATCAATGACCTCTGCAAGTGCCCCAGCAGCAAACAGTACCTCAG GTATCGGTACACTCTGGATGAGCTCCCAGCCATGTTACACAAGCTGAAGGTTCGAGCAGAGTGCTTTGACATGTGGGCCAACAAGGTTCGAATTGCTTTGGAAGTTGAAGATGGACGCAAAAGAA CCTTGGAGGAATTGCGTGCCCTAGAGTCTGAGGCGCGTGAGAGGAAGTTTCCTGAAAATGAGCTCCTTCATCGACTCAAAAGCTGCTTGAGTGAAGCAGAGAAGTGTGTCTCGGAGGCCCTGGGTCTGATAAGCAGCCAAGAAACTGG AGAACCATCAGTCCATATGACAGTGGAAGAATTACGTGTTTTCCTAGAGCAAATGAGCAACTTGCCTTGTGTCATGCATCAAATCAAAGAAGTCCAG GGTGTGTTGGAGAAGGTGGAAGCTTTCCAAGCTGAGGTTCAGGAAGCTCTACAGGATCTCCCAGGCAACTCCCCAGAGCTGCACAGACTGCTGGCTCAGGGAACATGCCTAGGGGTGGAGGTGCCAGAGATGGAACTACTGGAGAGACAGGTGCAACAGGCTGTCTGGCTGGAGGAGGTCAAGCAGACTCTGCGTTCACCCCAAGATAAAGTCACTCTATCTGTTATGAGAGCACTCATCACCTCTGGTTGTGGGGTTGCACCTAGCCTTGCTGTGGACAAAGCCATGGCTGAACTACAGGAGTTACTCACTATTGCCCAGCGTTGGGAGGAAAAAGCCCAGATGTGCCTGGAGGCCAG GCAGAAGCACCCACCAGCTACACTAGAGGCCATCATCAAAGAGGCAGAGAACATCCCAGTGCACCTGCCCAATATCCTGTCACTCAAGGAGGCTCTTTCTAAGGCACAGGCTTGGATTGCTGATGTTGAGGAGATCCAG AATGGGGATCATTATCCTTGCCTGGATGACCTGGAGGGGCTTGTAGCTGTGGGTAGGGATTTGCCGGTGCGTCTGGAGGAATTGCGTCACTTAGAAGTGCAAGTGGCTACTGCGCATTCCTGGCGGGAAAAGGCCTCCAAAACCTTCCTAAAAAAGAATTCCTGTTACACGTTACTTGAG GTGCTGTGCCCATGTGCTGATGCCGACTCGGACAGTGTCAAACGTACCAAGTGGCAGCGGGAGAAGGAACCAGGCCTTTACAAATCTGATACAGAAAGCCTGGGCCTCTCAGCACAAGACCTCAGGGACCCTGGCTCCGTT ATCTTGGCTTTCAAAGAAGGCGAGCAGAAGGAGAAAGCGGGGATCCTACGCCTACGTCAGTCAAATGCCCAGAAGCCTGTGCCATCAACGCACAGTCCTCCTGGGGGCCAGTACTGTGTATGTTCCCAGCCTCCAAGCCCTGCTATGCTGCAGTGTGAACTGTGTCAGGACTGGTTCCACACCACCTGTGTGGCTTGGCCCCGCCTTGGCAACCCCCGCCCCTCTCCTGCATGGTGGGAATGGGAAGCAAAATTCCTCTGCCCACTGTGCCAGCGCTCTCGCCGGCCCCGCCTGGAGACGATCCTAGCTCTGCTTGTAGCTCTACAGAAGCTTCCTGTGCGACTGCCTGAGGGTGAAGCTCTTCAGTGCTTGACAGAGCGTGCCATTACATGGCAGGACCGTGCCCGCCAGCTCCTAGCCTCCTCAGATGTAGCAGCTACCTTGGAGCGTTTGGCGGGGCTGCGGCAGCGACTGGTTGGCGATTCGGCCAAGGAAGCAGGTGCTCTCAAAGAGAGCAGCTGTAATGAACAGACCAAG GTTTCCTTGGAGAACGGAGACTCCACAGCTCCCGAAAAGAATGGCTCCTGTGCCTCAG ACCTGGAGACACTCTGCTCTTACCTGCCACGGCTGCAGGGCCCTGTACTGGAGGTGACAGATGCCATTCGTCTACCCCTGGAGGAGCTGCTAATGGAGGGAGATCTTCTGGAGGTGACGCTAGATGAGAGCCAGAGCATTTGGCGCCTGCTGCAGGCTGCTTCTGCTCCCCAGCTCGACAAATTCCACCAACTGCTAGAT TTGGAGCAAGCAGAGCGGCGTGGCACCCGTGGGAGAAGCCGAGACTCTGAGCGAAGGCGGAAGCGGAAGACAGAGCGCGGCGACTACCCACCCTTGCCCAAGGAGGAATTAGAGCCAAAGAAGATCCGGGGGGCAGACTCAGCGCTGCCTCAGGGTGGGGCTCCCCCTGCAGCAGGCACAGATTGCAGCCACAATGGAGTTGGG AAGTTGTGA